One part of the Acidobacteriota bacterium genome encodes these proteins:
- the rplM gene encoding 50S ribosomal protein L13, whose product MKTYVPKKDDIQRQWFVVDAKGQVLGRLATQVAHVLTGKHKPGYVPFLDTGDFVIIINAGEVTITGKKQEQKMYRRHTGYPGGLKETQMKKVFDQRPETVIKEAVWGMMPKTKLGRAMIKKLKVYKGANHRHQAQQPVELKIQQ is encoded by the coding sequence ATGAAAACCTACGTTCCCAAGAAAGACGACATCCAGCGCCAGTGGTTCGTCGTGGACGCCAAGGGGCAGGTCCTCGGCCGGCTGGCCACCCAGGTCGCCCACGTGCTCACCGGCAAGCACAAGCCGGGCTACGTCCCCTTCCTGGACACCGGCGATTTCGTCATCATCATCAACGCCGGCGAAGTGACCATCACCGGCAAGAAGCAGGAACAGAAAATGTACCGCCGCCACACCGGCTACCCGGGCGGGTTGAAGGAGACCCAGATGAAGAAGGTCTTTGACCAGCGCCCCGAAACGGTGATCAAGGAGGCGGTGTGGGGCATGATGCCCAAGACCAAGCTGGGCCGCGCCATGATCAAGAAGCTCAAGGTGTACAAGGGCGCGAACCACCGGCACCAGGCCCAGCAGCCCGTCGAGCTGAAAATTCAACAGTAA
- the rpsI gene encoding 30S ribosomal protein S9, whose translation MSSVQYYGTGRRKTSVARVFLRPGSGKIFVNRHNYEEYFKTSSQRTLIRQPLLLTENMDKFDIQATVVGGGLMGQAVAVRHGIARALVEFNLELRLRLKQAKYLTRDPRKKERKKYGQPGARRRFQFSKR comes from the coding sequence TTGAGCAGCGTGCAATACTACGGAACCGGCCGGCGGAAGACCTCGGTGGCCCGCGTCTTCCTGCGTCCCGGCTCCGGCAAGATCTTCGTCAACCGCCACAACTACGAAGAGTACTTCAAGACCAGCTCGCAGCGGACGCTCATCCGGCAGCCGCTCCTGCTGACCGAGAACATGGACAAGTTCGACATCCAGGCCACCGTCGTCGGCGGCGGCCTGATGGGCCAGGCCGTGGCCGTGCGCCACGGCATCGCCCGCGCGCTCGTGGAGTTCAACCTGGAGCTCCGCCTGCGCCTGAAGCAGGCCAAGTACCTCACGCGCGACCCGCGCAAGAAGGAACGGAAGAAGTACGGGCAGCCCGGCGCCCGCCGCCGCTTCCAGTTCTCGAAGCGCTAG